A genomic region of Branchiostoma lanceolatum isolate klBraLanc5 chromosome 4, klBraLanc5.hap2, whole genome shotgun sequence contains the following coding sequences:
- the LOC136432958 gene encoding amyloid beta precursor like protein 2-like isoform X1, protein MAFRASLWSLLFVGILSVACGTYIEALAATYDSAKPDPIPMVAMVKDKMNQHINLDSGKWETDPAGKHGFKDKPQDILDYCKLMYPNLEITNIEEHTKEIKIENWCKPGSTAPCGGHPHKVRPFRCLVGRFESDALMVPTKCKFSHIHNSSVCTTFFKWRDAAKDACDKSGFDLHNFAMLKPCGVDLFTGVEFVCCPTKPVQQQVSLQDVEPVKEVVSNPCEDGSHECSDFADCIPQSGAAYTCECRSGYIGNGRLCEEEVFQEEVAPSPTPKAVDPYFLEEDTDNEHKMFLEARKRVEEKHRLRMTQVMKQWEEAEERYQELKSKDPNGAELMKKEMMERFQVTVNALEQEGQSEREQLLQTHQQRVETMLNNKKRVAMEDYMDALGENPPHAHKILRALKAYIHAEQKDRLHSMRHFEHVRETMPEKTADMKPSLIQHLRVIDERINQSIQLLWRLPSIAKKIMPELEVYVQEKFQKTDFVQAFMQPSTKDKISSSKDDEEYDYEYDSSYYPDGNTPSPGTPDGQTSSDLDASRIQEIDDKISEILDSTAQPSDKSQAVIDEKIMAILGSQLAEEDDSTTLSDPLLNGAKQDLEADQQVINPEDLPVYQRPEPLVPIGILPVEVEQAIPDMEDQRINDILKDDDDKPAKVDYFGDDEEDEDAEGEGQAEKKVLVTPQHLQKFAASKADRPPQAASFVKKNRWHVSHITNLTTLSITVAAAIIAVIIIVALIVLRKKHAPMRQPGVNHAVVEVDPSMTPEERHVSKMQQNGYENPTYKYFEQSQQ, encoded by the exons GCCCTGGCAGCCACATATGATTCCGCTAAGCCTGACCCCATCCCCATGGTCGCCATGGTCAAGGACAAGATGAACCAGCACATCAACTTGGACTCCGGAAAGTGGGAGACAGACCCAGCTGGCAAGCATGGCTTCAAGGACAAGCCACAGGACATCTTGGACTACTGCAAGCTG ATGTACCCTAACTTGGAAATCACCAACATCGAAGAGCACACCAAAGAGATCAAGATTGAGAACTGGTGCAAGCCTGGGTCTACCGCCCCTTGTGGAGGACATCCCCACAAAGTCAGGCCCTTCAGATGCCTGG TTGGCAGATTTGAGAGTGATGCTTTGATGGTCCCCACCAAGTGCAAGTTCTCCCACATTCACAACAGCTCAGTCTGCACAACCTTCTTCAAG TGGCGTGATGCCGCCAAGGATGCATGTGACAAGTCAGGTTTTGATCTGCACAACTTTGCCATGCTGAAGCCTTGTGGAGTGGACCTGTTCACTGGTGTGGAGTTTGTCTGCTGCCCTACCAAGCCTGTGCAGCAGCAGGTGTCCCTCCAGGATGTGGAGCCTGTCAAAGAAG TTGTGTCCAACCCATGTGAGGACGGCAGCCACGAGTGCTCTGACTTTGCTGACTGCATCCCACAGAGCGGTGCTGCCTACACCTGTGAGTGCAGGTCTGGATACATCGGCAATGGCCGCCTTTGTGAAG AAGAGGTTTTCCAGGAGGAGGTTGCCCCCAGCCCCACACCCAAGGCTGTGGATCCCTACTTCCTCGAGGAGGACACTGACAACGAACACAAGATGTTCCTGGAGGCCAGGAAACGTGTGGAGGAGAAGCACCGTCTTCGCATGACTCAG GTGATGAAGCAGTGGGAGGAGGCAGAGGAGCGCTACCAGGAACTGAAGAGCAAGGACCCTAACGGGGCTGAGCTCATGAAGAAGGAGATGATGGAG CGCTTCCAGGTGACTGTGAATGCCCTGGAGCAGGAGGGTCAGAGTGAGCGGGAGCAGCTGCTGCAGACCCACCAGCAGCGTGTGGAGACCATGCTCAACAACAAGAAGCGTGTAGCCATGGAAGATTACATGGATGCCCTGGGAGAGAACCCGCCTCAT GCCCATAAGATCCTCCGCGCCCTGAAGGCCTACATCCATGCTGAGCAGAAGGACCGCCTGCACAGCATGCGCCACTTTGAACATGTGCGGGAGACCATGCCTGAGAAGACTGCTGACATGAAGCCGTCACTTATCCAGCACCTCAG AGTGATCGATGAGCGTATCAACCAGAGTATCCAGCTGCTGTGGAGGCTGCCCAGCATCGCCAAGAAGATCATGCCAGAACTGG AAGTGTATGTTCAAGAGAAGTTTCAGAAGACGGACTTTGTGCAGGCCTTCATGCAGCCTTCAACAAAGGACAAAATCTCGTCCTCCAAGGATG ATGAGGAGTATGACTATGAGTATGACTCATCCTATTATCCCGATGGCAATACTCCAAGCCCCGGGACCCCTGATGGACAGACCTCGTCTGACCTTGATG CATCCCGCATTCAGGAGATAGATGACAAAATCAGTGAAATACTGGACAGCACCGCTCAACCATCCGACAAAAGTCAGGCTGTGATAGATGAGAAAATCATGGCAATCTTAGGTTCACAGCTTGCCGAGGAGGATGACTCCACAACTCTTAGTG ACCCGCTGCTGAATGGAGCCAAGCAGGACCTGGAGGCTGACCAGCAGGTCATCAACCCCGAGGACCTGCCTGTGTACCAGAGGCCAGAGCCCCTGGTGCCCATCGGCATCCTGCCTGTGGAGGTGGAGCAGGCCATTCCTGACATGGAGGACCAGCGCATCAACGACATCCTGAAGGACG ATGATGACAAGCCTGCCAAGGTGGATTATTTTGGTGATGATGAGGAAGATGAGGATGCTGAGGGAGAGGGCCAGGCTGAAAAGAAGGTTCTTGTGACCCCACAGCACCTGCAGAAGTTTGCTGCTTCCAAGGCTGACAGACCACCCCAGGCAGCATCTTTT gtGAAGAAGAACCGTTGGCATGTGAGCCACATCACCAACCTCACCACCCTCTCCATCACTGTGGCTGCTGCCATCATtgctgtcatcatcatcgtggCTCTCATTGTCCTGCGCAAGAAGCATGCCCCCATGCGCCAACCAG GTGTGAACCATGCGGTGGTGGAGGTTGACCCCAGCATGACCCCGGAGGAGCGCCACGTCAGTAAGATGCAGCAGAATGGCTATGAGAACCCCACGTACAAGTACTTCGAGCAGTCGCAGCAGTAG
- the LOC136432958 gene encoding amyloid beta precursor like protein 2-like isoform X4 has translation MAFRASLWSLLFVGILSVACGTYIEALAATYDSAKPDPIPMVAMVKDKMNQHINLDSGKWETDPAGKHGFKDKPQDILDYCKLMYPNLEITNIEEHTKEIKIENWCKPGSTAPCGGHPHKVRPFRCLVGRFESDALMVPTKCKFSHIHNSSVCTTFFKWRDAAKDACDKSGFDLHNFAMLKPCGVDLFTGVEFVCCPTKPVQQQVSLQDVEPVKEVVSNPCEDGSHECSDFADCIPQSGAAYTCECRSGYIGNGRLCEEEVFQEEVAPSPTPKAVDPYFLEEDTDNEHKMFLEARKRVEEKHRLRMTQVMKQWEEAEERYQELKSKDPNGAELMKKEMMERFQVTVNALEQEGQSEREQLLQTHQQRVETMLNNKKRVAMEDYMDALGENPPHAHKILRALKAYIHAEQKDRLHSMRHFEHVRETMPEKTADMKPSLIQHLRVIDERINQSIQLLWRLPSIAKKIMPELEVYVQEKFQKTDFVQAFMQPSTKDKISSSKDDEEYDYEYDSSYYPDGNTPSPGTPDGQTSSDLDDPLLNGAKQDLEADQQVINPEDLPVYQRPEPLVPIGILPVEVEQAIPDMEDQRINDILKDDDDKPAKVDYFGDDEEDEDAEGEGQAEKKVLVTPQHLQKFAASKADRPPQAASFVKKNRWHVSHITNLTTLSITVAAAIIAVIIIVALIVLRKKHAPMRQPGVNHAVVEVDPSMTPEERHVSKMQQNGYENPTYKYFEQSQQ, from the exons GCCCTGGCAGCCACATATGATTCCGCTAAGCCTGACCCCATCCCCATGGTCGCCATGGTCAAGGACAAGATGAACCAGCACATCAACTTGGACTCCGGAAAGTGGGAGACAGACCCAGCTGGCAAGCATGGCTTCAAGGACAAGCCACAGGACATCTTGGACTACTGCAAGCTG ATGTACCCTAACTTGGAAATCACCAACATCGAAGAGCACACCAAAGAGATCAAGATTGAGAACTGGTGCAAGCCTGGGTCTACCGCCCCTTGTGGAGGACATCCCCACAAAGTCAGGCCCTTCAGATGCCTGG TTGGCAGATTTGAGAGTGATGCTTTGATGGTCCCCACCAAGTGCAAGTTCTCCCACATTCACAACAGCTCAGTCTGCACAACCTTCTTCAAG TGGCGTGATGCCGCCAAGGATGCATGTGACAAGTCAGGTTTTGATCTGCACAACTTTGCCATGCTGAAGCCTTGTGGAGTGGACCTGTTCACTGGTGTGGAGTTTGTCTGCTGCCCTACCAAGCCTGTGCAGCAGCAGGTGTCCCTCCAGGATGTGGAGCCTGTCAAAGAAG TTGTGTCCAACCCATGTGAGGACGGCAGCCACGAGTGCTCTGACTTTGCTGACTGCATCCCACAGAGCGGTGCTGCCTACACCTGTGAGTGCAGGTCTGGATACATCGGCAATGGCCGCCTTTGTGAAG AAGAGGTTTTCCAGGAGGAGGTTGCCCCCAGCCCCACACCCAAGGCTGTGGATCCCTACTTCCTCGAGGAGGACACTGACAACGAACACAAGATGTTCCTGGAGGCCAGGAAACGTGTGGAGGAGAAGCACCGTCTTCGCATGACTCAG GTGATGAAGCAGTGGGAGGAGGCAGAGGAGCGCTACCAGGAACTGAAGAGCAAGGACCCTAACGGGGCTGAGCTCATGAAGAAGGAGATGATGGAG CGCTTCCAGGTGACTGTGAATGCCCTGGAGCAGGAGGGTCAGAGTGAGCGGGAGCAGCTGCTGCAGACCCACCAGCAGCGTGTGGAGACCATGCTCAACAACAAGAAGCGTGTAGCCATGGAAGATTACATGGATGCCCTGGGAGAGAACCCGCCTCAT GCCCATAAGATCCTCCGCGCCCTGAAGGCCTACATCCATGCTGAGCAGAAGGACCGCCTGCACAGCATGCGCCACTTTGAACATGTGCGGGAGACCATGCCTGAGAAGACTGCTGACATGAAGCCGTCACTTATCCAGCACCTCAG AGTGATCGATGAGCGTATCAACCAGAGTATCCAGCTGCTGTGGAGGCTGCCCAGCATCGCCAAGAAGATCATGCCAGAACTGG AAGTGTATGTTCAAGAGAAGTTTCAGAAGACGGACTTTGTGCAGGCCTTCATGCAGCCTTCAACAAAGGACAAAATCTCGTCCTCCAAGGATG ATGAGGAGTATGACTATGAGTATGACTCATCCTATTATCCCGATGGCAATACTCCAAGCCCCGGGACCCCTGATGGACAGACCTCGTCTGACCTTGATG ACCCGCTGCTGAATGGAGCCAAGCAGGACCTGGAGGCTGACCAGCAGGTCATCAACCCCGAGGACCTGCCTGTGTACCAGAGGCCAGAGCCCCTGGTGCCCATCGGCATCCTGCCTGTGGAGGTGGAGCAGGCCATTCCTGACATGGAGGACCAGCGCATCAACGACATCCTGAAGGACG ATGATGACAAGCCTGCCAAGGTGGATTATTTTGGTGATGATGAGGAAGATGAGGATGCTGAGGGAGAGGGCCAGGCTGAAAAGAAGGTTCTTGTGACCCCACAGCACCTGCAGAAGTTTGCTGCTTCCAAGGCTGACAGACCACCCCAGGCAGCATCTTTT gtGAAGAAGAACCGTTGGCATGTGAGCCACATCACCAACCTCACCACCCTCTCCATCACTGTGGCTGCTGCCATCATtgctgtcatcatcatcgtggCTCTCATTGTCCTGCGCAAGAAGCATGCCCCCATGCGCCAACCAG GTGTGAACCATGCGGTGGTGGAGGTTGACCCCAGCATGACCCCGGAGGAGCGCCACGTCAGTAAGATGCAGCAGAATGGCTATGAGAACCCCACGTACAAGTACTTCGAGCAGTCGCAGCAGTAG
- the LOC136432958 gene encoding amyloid beta precursor like protein 2-like isoform X2 codes for MAFRASLWSLLFVGILSVACGTYIEALAATYDSAKPDPIPMVAMVKDKMNQHINLDSGKWETDPAGKHGFKDKPQDILDYCKLMYPNLEITNIEEHTKEIKIENWCKPGSTAPCGGHPHKVRPFRCLVGRFESDALMVPTKCKFSHIHNSSVCTTFFKWRDAAKDACDKSGFDLHNFAMLKPCGVDLFTGVEFVCCPTKPVQQQVSLQDVEPVKEVVSNPCEDGSHECSDFADCIPQSGAAYTCECRSGYIGNGRLCEEEVFQEEVAPSPTPKAVDPYFLEEDTDNEHKMFLEARKRVEEKHRLRMTQVMKQWEEAEERYQELKSKDPNGAELMKKEMMERFQVTVNALEQEGQSEREQLLQTHQQRVETMLNNKKRVAMEDYMDALGENPPHAHKILRALKAYIHAEQKDRLHSMRHFEHVRETMPEKTADMKPSLIQHLRVIDERINQSIQLLWRLPSIAKKIMPELEVYVQEKFQKTDFVQAFMQPSTKDKISSSKDDEEYDYEYDSSYYPDGNTPSPGTPDGQTSSDLDDLTMPDKPQKEAPKKSKSSKKEEDMENTKDNKTPKSDPLLNGAKQDLEADQQVINPEDLPVYQRPEPLVPIGILPVEVEQAIPDMEDQRINDILKDDDDKPAKVDYFGDDEEDEDAEGEGQAEKKVLVTPQHLQKFAASKADRPPQAASFVKKNRWHVSHITNLTTLSITVAAAIIAVIIIVALIVLRKKHAPMRQPGVNHAVVEVDPSMTPEERHVSKMQQNGYENPTYKYFEQSQQ; via the exons GCCCTGGCAGCCACATATGATTCCGCTAAGCCTGACCCCATCCCCATGGTCGCCATGGTCAAGGACAAGATGAACCAGCACATCAACTTGGACTCCGGAAAGTGGGAGACAGACCCAGCTGGCAAGCATGGCTTCAAGGACAAGCCACAGGACATCTTGGACTACTGCAAGCTG ATGTACCCTAACTTGGAAATCACCAACATCGAAGAGCACACCAAAGAGATCAAGATTGAGAACTGGTGCAAGCCTGGGTCTACCGCCCCTTGTGGAGGACATCCCCACAAAGTCAGGCCCTTCAGATGCCTGG TTGGCAGATTTGAGAGTGATGCTTTGATGGTCCCCACCAAGTGCAAGTTCTCCCACATTCACAACAGCTCAGTCTGCACAACCTTCTTCAAG TGGCGTGATGCCGCCAAGGATGCATGTGACAAGTCAGGTTTTGATCTGCACAACTTTGCCATGCTGAAGCCTTGTGGAGTGGACCTGTTCACTGGTGTGGAGTTTGTCTGCTGCCCTACCAAGCCTGTGCAGCAGCAGGTGTCCCTCCAGGATGTGGAGCCTGTCAAAGAAG TTGTGTCCAACCCATGTGAGGACGGCAGCCACGAGTGCTCTGACTTTGCTGACTGCATCCCACAGAGCGGTGCTGCCTACACCTGTGAGTGCAGGTCTGGATACATCGGCAATGGCCGCCTTTGTGAAG AAGAGGTTTTCCAGGAGGAGGTTGCCCCCAGCCCCACACCCAAGGCTGTGGATCCCTACTTCCTCGAGGAGGACACTGACAACGAACACAAGATGTTCCTGGAGGCCAGGAAACGTGTGGAGGAGAAGCACCGTCTTCGCATGACTCAG GTGATGAAGCAGTGGGAGGAGGCAGAGGAGCGCTACCAGGAACTGAAGAGCAAGGACCCTAACGGGGCTGAGCTCATGAAGAAGGAGATGATGGAG CGCTTCCAGGTGACTGTGAATGCCCTGGAGCAGGAGGGTCAGAGTGAGCGGGAGCAGCTGCTGCAGACCCACCAGCAGCGTGTGGAGACCATGCTCAACAACAAGAAGCGTGTAGCCATGGAAGATTACATGGATGCCCTGGGAGAGAACCCGCCTCAT GCCCATAAGATCCTCCGCGCCCTGAAGGCCTACATCCATGCTGAGCAGAAGGACCGCCTGCACAGCATGCGCCACTTTGAACATGTGCGGGAGACCATGCCTGAGAAGACTGCTGACATGAAGCCGTCACTTATCCAGCACCTCAG AGTGATCGATGAGCGTATCAACCAGAGTATCCAGCTGCTGTGGAGGCTGCCCAGCATCGCCAAGAAGATCATGCCAGAACTGG AAGTGTATGTTCAAGAGAAGTTTCAGAAGACGGACTTTGTGCAGGCCTTCATGCAGCCTTCAACAAAGGACAAAATCTCGTCCTCCAAGGATG ATGAGGAGTATGACTATGAGTATGACTCATCCTATTATCCCGATGGCAATACTCCAAGCCCCGGGACCCCTGATGGACAGACCTCGTCTGACCTTGATG ATCTCACCATGCCAGACAAGCCACAGAAGGAAGCCCCCAAGAAATCCAAGTCCTCAAAGAAGGAGGAAGACATGGAGAACACCAAAGACAATAAAACTCCAAAGAGCG ACCCGCTGCTGAATGGAGCCAAGCAGGACCTGGAGGCTGACCAGCAGGTCATCAACCCCGAGGACCTGCCTGTGTACCAGAGGCCAGAGCCCCTGGTGCCCATCGGCATCCTGCCTGTGGAGGTGGAGCAGGCCATTCCTGACATGGAGGACCAGCGCATCAACGACATCCTGAAGGACG ATGATGACAAGCCTGCCAAGGTGGATTATTTTGGTGATGATGAGGAAGATGAGGATGCTGAGGGAGAGGGCCAGGCTGAAAAGAAGGTTCTTGTGACCCCACAGCACCTGCAGAAGTTTGCTGCTTCCAAGGCTGACAGACCACCCCAGGCAGCATCTTTT gtGAAGAAGAACCGTTGGCATGTGAGCCACATCACCAACCTCACCACCCTCTCCATCACTGTGGCTGCTGCCATCATtgctgtcatcatcatcgtggCTCTCATTGTCCTGCGCAAGAAGCATGCCCCCATGCGCCAACCAG GTGTGAACCATGCGGTGGTGGAGGTTGACCCCAGCATGACCCCGGAGGAGCGCCACGTCAGTAAGATGCAGCAGAATGGCTATGAGAACCCCACGTACAAGTACTTCGAGCAGTCGCAGCAGTAG
- the LOC136432958 gene encoding amyloid beta precursor like protein 2-like isoform X7, with translation MAFRASLWSLLFVGILSVACGTYIEALAATYDSAKPDPIPMVAMVKDKMNQHINLDSGKWETDPAGKHGFKDKPQDILDYCKLMYPNLEITNIEEHTKEIKIENWCKPGSTAPCGGHPHKVRPFRCLVGRFESDALMVPTKCKFSHIHNSSVCTTFFKWRDAAKDACDKSGFDLHNFAMLKPCGVDLFTGVEFVCCPTKPVQQQVSLQDVEPVKEVVSNPCEDGSHECSDFADCIPQSGAAYTCECRSGYIGNGRLCEEEVFQEEVAPSPTPKAVDPYFLEEDTDNEHKMFLEARKRVEEKHRLRMTQVMKQWEEAEERYQELKSKDPNGAELMKKEMMERFQVTVNALEQEGQSEREQLLQTHQQRVETMLNNKKRVAMEDYMDALGENPPHAHKILRALKAYIHAEQKDRLHSMRHFEHVRETMPEKTADMKPSLIQHLRVIDERINQSIQLLWRLPSIAKKIMPELDPLLNGAKQDLEADQQVINPEDLPVYQRPEPLVPIGILPVEVEQAIPDMEDQRINDILKDDDDKPAKVDYFGDDEEDEDAEGEGQAEKKVLVTPQHLQKFAASKADRPPQAASFVKKNRWHVSHITNLTTLSITVAAAIIAVIIIVALIVLRKKHAPMRQPGVNHAVVEVDPSMTPEERHVSKMQQNGYENPTYKYFEQSQQ, from the exons GCCCTGGCAGCCACATATGATTCCGCTAAGCCTGACCCCATCCCCATGGTCGCCATGGTCAAGGACAAGATGAACCAGCACATCAACTTGGACTCCGGAAAGTGGGAGACAGACCCAGCTGGCAAGCATGGCTTCAAGGACAAGCCACAGGACATCTTGGACTACTGCAAGCTG ATGTACCCTAACTTGGAAATCACCAACATCGAAGAGCACACCAAAGAGATCAAGATTGAGAACTGGTGCAAGCCTGGGTCTACCGCCCCTTGTGGAGGACATCCCCACAAAGTCAGGCCCTTCAGATGCCTGG TTGGCAGATTTGAGAGTGATGCTTTGATGGTCCCCACCAAGTGCAAGTTCTCCCACATTCACAACAGCTCAGTCTGCACAACCTTCTTCAAG TGGCGTGATGCCGCCAAGGATGCATGTGACAAGTCAGGTTTTGATCTGCACAACTTTGCCATGCTGAAGCCTTGTGGAGTGGACCTGTTCACTGGTGTGGAGTTTGTCTGCTGCCCTACCAAGCCTGTGCAGCAGCAGGTGTCCCTCCAGGATGTGGAGCCTGTCAAAGAAG TTGTGTCCAACCCATGTGAGGACGGCAGCCACGAGTGCTCTGACTTTGCTGACTGCATCCCACAGAGCGGTGCTGCCTACACCTGTGAGTGCAGGTCTGGATACATCGGCAATGGCCGCCTTTGTGAAG AAGAGGTTTTCCAGGAGGAGGTTGCCCCCAGCCCCACACCCAAGGCTGTGGATCCCTACTTCCTCGAGGAGGACACTGACAACGAACACAAGATGTTCCTGGAGGCCAGGAAACGTGTGGAGGAGAAGCACCGTCTTCGCATGACTCAG GTGATGAAGCAGTGGGAGGAGGCAGAGGAGCGCTACCAGGAACTGAAGAGCAAGGACCCTAACGGGGCTGAGCTCATGAAGAAGGAGATGATGGAG CGCTTCCAGGTGACTGTGAATGCCCTGGAGCAGGAGGGTCAGAGTGAGCGGGAGCAGCTGCTGCAGACCCACCAGCAGCGTGTGGAGACCATGCTCAACAACAAGAAGCGTGTAGCCATGGAAGATTACATGGATGCCCTGGGAGAGAACCCGCCTCAT GCCCATAAGATCCTCCGCGCCCTGAAGGCCTACATCCATGCTGAGCAGAAGGACCGCCTGCACAGCATGCGCCACTTTGAACATGTGCGGGAGACCATGCCTGAGAAGACTGCTGACATGAAGCCGTCACTTATCCAGCACCTCAG AGTGATCGATGAGCGTATCAACCAGAGTATCCAGCTGCTGTGGAGGCTGCCCAGCATCGCCAAGAAGATCATGCCAGAACTGG ACCCGCTGCTGAATGGAGCCAAGCAGGACCTGGAGGCTGACCAGCAGGTCATCAACCCCGAGGACCTGCCTGTGTACCAGAGGCCAGAGCCCCTGGTGCCCATCGGCATCCTGCCTGTGGAGGTGGAGCAGGCCATTCCTGACATGGAGGACCAGCGCATCAACGACATCCTGAAGGACG ATGATGACAAGCCTGCCAAGGTGGATTATTTTGGTGATGATGAGGAAGATGAGGATGCTGAGGGAGAGGGCCAGGCTGAAAAGAAGGTTCTTGTGACCCCACAGCACCTGCAGAAGTTTGCTGCTTCCAAGGCTGACAGACCACCCCAGGCAGCATCTTTT gtGAAGAAGAACCGTTGGCATGTGAGCCACATCACCAACCTCACCACCCTCTCCATCACTGTGGCTGCTGCCATCATtgctgtcatcatcatcgtggCTCTCATTGTCCTGCGCAAGAAGCATGCCCCCATGCGCCAACCAG GTGTGAACCATGCGGTGGTGGAGGTTGACCCCAGCATGACCCCGGAGGAGCGCCACGTCAGTAAGATGCAGCAGAATGGCTATGAGAACCCCACGTACAAGTACTTCGAGCAGTCGCAGCAGTAG
- the LOC136432958 gene encoding amyloid beta precursor like protein 2-like isoform X5, translating into MAFRASLWSLLFVGILSVACGTYIEALAATYDSAKPDPIPMVAMVKDKMNQHINLDSGKWETDPAGKHGFKDKPQDILDYCKLMYPNLEITNIEEHTKEIKIENWCKPGSTAPCGGHPHKVRPFRCLVGRFESDALMVPTKCKFSHIHNSSVCTTFFKWRDAAKDACDKSGFDLHNFAMLKPCGVDLFTGVEFVCCPTKPVQQQVSLQDVEPVKEVVSNPCEDGSHECSDFADCIPQSGAAYTCECRSGYIGNGRLCEEEVFQEEVAPSPTPKAVDPYFLEEDTDNEHKMFLEARKRVEEKHRLRMTQVMKQWEEAEERYQELKSKDPNGAELMKKEMMERFQVTVNALEQEGQSEREQLLQTHQQRVETMLNNKKRVAMEDYMDALGENPPHAHKILRALKAYIHAEQKDRLHSMRHFEHVRETMPEKTADMKPSLIQHLRVIDERINQSIQLLWRLPSIAKKIMPELDLTMPDKPQKEAPKKSKSSKKEEDMENTKDNKTPKSDPLLNGAKQDLEADQQVINPEDLPVYQRPEPLVPIGILPVEVEQAIPDMEDQRINDILKDDDDKPAKVDYFGDDEEDEDAEGEGQAEKKVLVTPQHLQKFAASKADRPPQAASFVKKNRWHVSHITNLTTLSITVAAAIIAVIIIVALIVLRKKHAPMRQPGVNHAVVEVDPSMTPEERHVSKMQQNGYENPTYKYFEQSQQ; encoded by the exons GCCCTGGCAGCCACATATGATTCCGCTAAGCCTGACCCCATCCCCATGGTCGCCATGGTCAAGGACAAGATGAACCAGCACATCAACTTGGACTCCGGAAAGTGGGAGACAGACCCAGCTGGCAAGCATGGCTTCAAGGACAAGCCACAGGACATCTTGGACTACTGCAAGCTG ATGTACCCTAACTTGGAAATCACCAACATCGAAGAGCACACCAAAGAGATCAAGATTGAGAACTGGTGCAAGCCTGGGTCTACCGCCCCTTGTGGAGGACATCCCCACAAAGTCAGGCCCTTCAGATGCCTGG TTGGCAGATTTGAGAGTGATGCTTTGATGGTCCCCACCAAGTGCAAGTTCTCCCACATTCACAACAGCTCAGTCTGCACAACCTTCTTCAAG TGGCGTGATGCCGCCAAGGATGCATGTGACAAGTCAGGTTTTGATCTGCACAACTTTGCCATGCTGAAGCCTTGTGGAGTGGACCTGTTCACTGGTGTGGAGTTTGTCTGCTGCCCTACCAAGCCTGTGCAGCAGCAGGTGTCCCTCCAGGATGTGGAGCCTGTCAAAGAAG TTGTGTCCAACCCATGTGAGGACGGCAGCCACGAGTGCTCTGACTTTGCTGACTGCATCCCACAGAGCGGTGCTGCCTACACCTGTGAGTGCAGGTCTGGATACATCGGCAATGGCCGCCTTTGTGAAG AAGAGGTTTTCCAGGAGGAGGTTGCCCCCAGCCCCACACCCAAGGCTGTGGATCCCTACTTCCTCGAGGAGGACACTGACAACGAACACAAGATGTTCCTGGAGGCCAGGAAACGTGTGGAGGAGAAGCACCGTCTTCGCATGACTCAG GTGATGAAGCAGTGGGAGGAGGCAGAGGAGCGCTACCAGGAACTGAAGAGCAAGGACCCTAACGGGGCTGAGCTCATGAAGAAGGAGATGATGGAG CGCTTCCAGGTGACTGTGAATGCCCTGGAGCAGGAGGGTCAGAGTGAGCGGGAGCAGCTGCTGCAGACCCACCAGCAGCGTGTGGAGACCATGCTCAACAACAAGAAGCGTGTAGCCATGGAAGATTACATGGATGCCCTGGGAGAGAACCCGCCTCAT GCCCATAAGATCCTCCGCGCCCTGAAGGCCTACATCCATGCTGAGCAGAAGGACCGCCTGCACAGCATGCGCCACTTTGAACATGTGCGGGAGACCATGCCTGAGAAGACTGCTGACATGAAGCCGTCACTTATCCAGCACCTCAG AGTGATCGATGAGCGTATCAACCAGAGTATCCAGCTGCTGTGGAGGCTGCCCAGCATCGCCAAGAAGATCATGCCAGAACTGG ATCTCACCATGCCAGACAAGCCACAGAAGGAAGCCCCCAAGAAATCCAAGTCCTCAAAGAAGGAGGAAGACATGGAGAACACCAAAGACAATAAAACTCCAAAGAGCG ACCCGCTGCTGAATGGAGCCAAGCAGGACCTGGAGGCTGACCAGCAGGTCATCAACCCCGAGGACCTGCCTGTGTACCAGAGGCCAGAGCCCCTGGTGCCCATCGGCATCCTGCCTGTGGAGGTGGAGCAGGCCATTCCTGACATGGAGGACCAGCGCATCAACGACATCCTGAAGGACG ATGATGACAAGCCTGCCAAGGTGGATTATTTTGGTGATGATGAGGAAGATGAGGATGCTGAGGGAGAGGGCCAGGCTGAAAAGAAGGTTCTTGTGACCCCACAGCACCTGCAGAAGTTTGCTGCTTCCAAGGCTGACAGACCACCCCAGGCAGCATCTTTT gtGAAGAAGAACCGTTGGCATGTGAGCCACATCACCAACCTCACCACCCTCTCCATCACTGTGGCTGCTGCCATCATtgctgtcatcatcatcgtggCTCTCATTGTCCTGCGCAAGAAGCATGCCCCCATGCGCCAACCAG GTGTGAACCATGCGGTGGTGGAGGTTGACCCCAGCATGACCCCGGAGGAGCGCCACGTCAGTAAGATGCAGCAGAATGGCTATGAGAACCCCACGTACAAGTACTTCGAGCAGTCGCAGCAGTAG